A region from the Ptychodera flava strain L36383 chromosome 12, AS_Pfla_20210202, whole genome shotgun sequence genome encodes:
- the LOC139145982 gene encoding G2/M phase-specific E3 ubiquitin-protein ligase-like — translation MPSSGYSVPYLRDESNLRQALAYIRPLQKNLDKDTGPMKDSETVVKVPCVYCAQEVAVTEVTNHHKSCVEKSEDKNDHSSSEDDLSDELDTNSILPDLKLDGKVNNLLDILGESIPRGDILKALKECNGDADKAFFELTGEKDHDDNDPVIVDDSLPSTSATSIVLSAKEEELEDLGKSMIDVLAFSGASHYDVNINNRGILVYEVMLHHVLLSRKIQLDQLRRGLNSMGLLKAVQNDDKLATVLFPDEGQICFDLLKPKVMLKEDESMETEAKKRAFDFFLTYLEEKCNTQGGETTIYDVLQFVTGYRDVPHKISIKFSPTEAQKLPDPGTCTEELILPIGHGNYSEFMKSFDVTISCQGTGFGRY, via the exons ATGCCGAGTAGTGGATATTCTGTCCCCTATCTGAGGGATGAATCAAACTTGCGACAAGCACTTGCATATATCCGACCTCTGCAGAAGAACCTTGATAAAGACACAGGTCCAATGAAg GATTCTGAGACAGTTGTCAAAGTACCATGTGTTTATTGTGCACAAGAAGTGGCTGTTACAGAAGTGACAAATCATCACAAATCATGTGTTGAGAAATCTGAAGATAAAAATGATCATTCCTCTAGTGAAGATGACCTGTCAGATGAATTAGACACCAACAGCATCCTCCCTGACTTAAAG CTTGATGGGAAAGTGAATAACCTTTTGGACATCCTCGGAGAATCTATTCCCCGAGGAGACATCTTAAAGGCATTAAAAGAGTGTAATGGTGATGCTGACAAGGCATTCTTTGAGTTAACCGGTGAAAAAG ATCATGATGATAATGACCCAGTCATTGTTGATGATTCTCTGCCAAGTACCAGTGCAACATCTATT GTGCTCAGCGCTAAGGAAGAAGAATTAGAGGATCTTGGGAAATCCATGATTGATGTATTGGCTTTTTCAGGAGCCTCACATTATGATGTAAACATCAACAACAGGGGAATTCTGGTATATGAAGTTATGCTACATCATGTGTTGCTGAGTAGGAAGATACAGTTGGATCAGCTGCGACGAGGTTTAAACTCAATGGGCCTGTTGAAAGCAGTTCAGAATGATGACAAGCTAGCCACCGTTCTCTTTCCTGATGAGGGCCAGATTTGTTTTGATCTTTTGAAGCCAAAAGTGATGCTGAAGGAAGATGAAAGTATGGAAACTGAAGCCAAGAAGAGAGCTTTTGACTTCTTCCTCACCTACCTTGAAGAAAAGTGTAACACACAAG gTGGTGAAACAACCATTTATGATGTTCTGCAGTTTGTAACCGGCTACAGAGATGTACCACACAAAATCTCAATAAAGTTCAGTCCAACAGAAGCACAAAAATTGCCTGATCCTGGAACTTGCACTGAAGAACTCATTCTACCAATTGGCCATGGGAACTACTCTGAATTTATGAAGAGTTTTGATGTTACCATTTCTTGTCAAGGAACAGGTTTTGGAAGATACTAG